From the genome of Desulfobaculum xiamenense, one region includes:
- the rarD gene encoding EamA family transporter RarD, whose translation MITILIFLEKLGLKKVKKQLYIRGNLPIFHASLVGIEGILSPATQDAKRGVLYGTTMTQTDSKKATTGLLALLGAYFIWGSLTPYWKSLSHIDIYTVLSHRLIWLVVFTFVVLLLQGRLGEVRAILRDRKTTVRLALSSVMFAMNAMTFYIAVNSNRVLEGSLGDFLTPLMTIGLGCVILRERLSLLQGLAVLLPCLAMVSSFFTLGTIPVMALIIGASFAFYGLIRREVTAKPLPSMLVESLTLLPVSIAYLAYRKVTGFEVWGGADAPTVLLIMGTGAITGLATLLFALGAPHVRMATLGIVQYLSPTLIFLMGVILYDETLTLSTAQTFALTWTGIILYTFDSMRARRRNRRKLYQPKPAHA comes from the coding sequence GTGATCACCATACTGATATTCTTGGAAAAACTTGGCCTGAAAAAAGTGAAAAAACAGCTTTACATTCGGGGCAATCTGCCTATTTTCCATGCCTCCCTAGTCGGTATTGAAGGCATCCTTTCACCAGCTACACAGGACGCCAAACGTGGCGTCCTGTACGGTACTACAATGACACAGACAGATTCAAAGAAGGCGACCACGGGTCTGCTCGCGCTACTCGGGGCGTACTTCATTTGGGGATCCCTGACCCCCTATTGGAAGAGCTTGTCCCATATCGACATTTACACGGTGCTGTCACACCGCCTGATATGGCTTGTGGTGTTCACCTTTGTCGTTCTGCTGCTTCAGGGACGCCTTGGCGAGGTCCGGGCTATTTTGAGGGACAGAAAGACCACTGTGCGTCTTGCGCTGTCGTCCGTGATGTTCGCCATGAACGCGATGACGTTTTATATCGCGGTGAACTCCAACCGTGTTCTGGAAGGAAGTCTTGGCGACTTTCTCACGCCGCTCATGACAATTGGCCTGGGCTGCGTCATCCTGCGTGAACGGCTTTCGCTGTTGCAGGGGCTTGCCGTGCTGCTGCCGTGTCTGGCCATGGTTTCCAGCTTCTTCACCTTGGGCACAATTCCGGTGATGGCCCTTATCATTGGCGCGTCGTTCGCGTTCTATGGGCTTATTCGCCGCGAAGTCACGGCCAAGCCGTTGCCCAGCATGCTTGTGGAGAGTCTGACCCTGCTGCCCGTGTCCATTGCGTATCTGGCCTACCGCAAGGTTACCGGATTCGAGGTCTGGGGCGGAGCCGACGCGCCCACCGTGCTGCTGATCATGGGCACCGGTGCCATCACGGGTTTGGCGACGCTCCTCTTTGCCCTTGGGGCGCCTCATGTGCGTATGGCCACCCTTGGCATCGTCCAGTACCTGTCCCCGACACTCATTTTCTTGATGGGAGTCATTCTGTACGATGAAACCTTGACCCTTTCCACCGCGCAAACCTTTGCTCTGACGTGGACGGGCATCATTTTGTATACCTTTGACAGCATGAGGGCCCGGCGCAGGAACCGCCGCAAGCTGTATCAGCCCAAGCCTGCCCACGCCTAG
- a CDS encoding LysR substrate-binding domain-containing protein produces the protein MELRHLRYFVTVAEELHFGRAAKRLNMSQPPLSQQIRQLEDELGVTLFERTSRSVELTRAGEAFRDDAYRVLSELDKAVRHARDIEAGEEGRLRIGAVSRAYMTDYPLALKAFREAYPRIALDLGEYSTSRQLRMLREGELDVGCVGVVDKPCSAFESMLLDGRQEALMVTLPDGHRLARRDSLFFKDLDGEAMITFPRCQHPECYDVLFNAFRDAGVEPRVVQETEQLETELALVASGLGFAVHFSSAPLVARRGVVFVPLDENLPSPTLWVVWRKDEKNPAVHKFIEVVRARVEAGE, from the coding sequence ATGGAGTTGAGGCATTTGCGATACTTCGTGACGGTTGCGGAGGAACTGCACTTCGGGCGTGCCGCGAAACGGCTCAATATGTCGCAGCCGCCGCTAAGTCAGCAGATTCGGCAGCTTGAGGACGAGCTTGGCGTGACGCTTTTCGAGCGCACGAGTCGAAGCGTGGAGCTGACCCGTGCCGGAGAGGCGTTTCGGGACGATGCCTACCGCGTGCTTTCCGAATTGGACAAGGCGGTCAGGCATGCGCGCGACATTGAAGCTGGCGAGGAAGGGCGTCTGCGGATCGGTGCTGTCAGCAGGGCGTACATGACGGATTACCCACTGGCGCTGAAGGCCTTTCGTGAAGCGTATCCGCGTATCGCTCTCGACCTCGGTGAATATTCGACATCCCGGCAGCTTCGGATGTTGCGGGAGGGCGAGCTTGACGTGGGGTGCGTCGGTGTCGTGGACAAGCCGTGTTCCGCCTTCGAATCCATGCTGCTCGATGGACGGCAGGAGGCGCTCATGGTCACGCTGCCGGATGGTCACAGGCTTGCCCGGCGCGACAGTCTGTTCTTTAAGGATTTGGACGGCGAAGCGATGATCACCTTCCCGAGATGTCAGCACCCCGAATGCTACGACGTGCTGTTCAACGCGTTTCGCGATGCCGGGGTGGAGCCGAGAGTCGTTCAGGAAACAGAGCAGTTGGAGACGGAGCTTGCGCTGGTGGCCAGCGGCCTCGGTTTTGCCGTGCACTTTTCGTCGGCACCGCTTGTGGCGCGCAGGGGCGTGGTTTTCGTGCCGCTGGACGAAAACCTGCCCAGCCCGACATTGTGGGTCGTCTGGCGCAAGGATGAGAAGAATCCGGCCGTCCACAAGTTCATAGAGGTGGTGAGGGCGCGTGTGGAAGCGGGCGAATAG